One window from the genome of Candidatus Kaelpia aquatica encodes:
- a CDS encoding DUF5320 domain-containing protein, whose product MPGGNGAGPAGMGSMTGRGAGYCAGYSTPGYMNPTAGGGFGRGVGGGRGFGHGMGRGFRAPAYPYFPAASSLSLQQEASMLKEQLKAMQDEVNMVNNRIKELESSSGSKKE is encoded by the coding sequence ATGCCAGGTGGAAATGGAGCAGGTCCAGCAGGAATGGGTTCTATGACAGGACGTGGAGCAGGTTACTGTGCGGGTTATTCTACTCCAGGTTATATGAATCCAACAGCAGGCGGAGGTTTTGGACGTGGCGTAGGTGGAGGTCGCGGTTTTGGTCACGGTATGGGTAGAGGTTTTAGAGCCCCTGCTTACCCTTATTTTCCAGCTGCTTCTAGCTTAAGTCTTCAGCAGGAAGCGAGCATGCTTAAAGAACAGCTTAAAGCTATGCAAGATGAAGTTAATATGGTTAATAACAGGATAAAAGAGTTAGAATCCAGCTCAGGATCTAAAAAAGAATAA
- a CDS encoding NifB/NifX family molybdenum-iron cluster-binding protein — MKIAISTDGNMVSAHFGRCPSFTLVEVKDNEVINRSSIDNPGHHPGFLPQFLHDKGINVIVAGGMGMSALNLFNQVSIDTIVGVSGSIEDVINKIANGELESGESLCNPGAGKGYGVEKTECEHEDEENHPN, encoded by the coding sequence TTGAAGATAGCGATATCTACAGATGGGAATATGGTATCTGCTCATTTTGGCAGATGTCCTTCTTTTACTCTTGTTGAGGTAAAAGATAATGAAGTGATTAATAGAAGTAGCATTGATAATCCTGGCCATCACCCAGGGTTTTTGCCTCAGTTTTTACACGATAAAGGTATTAATGTTATTGTTGCTGGTGGTATGGGGATGAGTGCTTTAAATCTATTTAATCAAGTTAGTATAGATACGATTGTTGGAGTTAGCGGTAGCATAGAGGATGTAATTAATAAGATTGCTAATGGTGAACTTGAAAGTGGAGAGAGCCTCTGTAATCCAGGGGCAGGAAAAGGATATGGAGTAGAGAAGACAGAGTGTGAACATGAAGATGAAGAAAATCACCCAAATTAA
- a CDS encoding methyltransferase domain-containing protein gives MTTNKWQYNEIQQIGVDYANLEEVEKYDARMQKLRDIKKEVNKLVEATAPTQSSKILEFGTGTGEFAVALSKLCQKVVAVDVSPVMLEYAQKKATSKKINNIEFHHAGFLTFNESPEQFDVIFTQLALHHLPDFWKSIALKKINSLLKKGGKFFVKDVVYPSNVEDYALFFNTLIEGIENSTGAEFTKEIVDHVKKEYSTLDWIFEDLLRKSGFSILETDTENGFIYTYLCEKRNA, from the coding sequence ATGACAACAAACAAATGGCAATACAACGAAATACAGCAAATAGGTGTAGACTATGCGAATTTGGAGGAAGTGGAGAAATATGATGCCCGAATGCAAAAATTAAGGGACATCAAAAAAGAAGTGAACAAATTAGTTGAAGCTACAGCTCCGACCCAAAGTTCAAAAATCCTTGAATTTGGCACCGGCACTGGAGAATTTGCAGTCGCTCTATCAAAACTCTGCCAGAAGGTAGTTGCAGTTGATGTTTCCCCTGTCATGCTTGAGTATGCACAAAAAAAGGCAACTTCAAAAAAAATAAACAATATTGAATTTCACCACGCTGGCTTTTTGACTTTCAATGAATCACCAGAGCAATTTGATGTCATTTTCACCCAACTAGCCCTTCATCATTTGCCAGATTTCTGGAAATCAATTGCATTAAAAAAAATTAACAGCTTATTGAAAAAAGGTGGGAAGTTCTTTGTCAAGGATGTTGTCTACCCTTCCAATGTTGAAGATTACGCACTTTTTTTTAACACCCTAATTGAAGGGATTGAGAATTCAACAGGCGCAGAGTTTACAAAAGAAATCGTTGATCATGTCAAAAAAGAATATTCAACTCTGGACTGGATTTTTGAAGATTTGTTGAGAAAGTCAGGATTTTCCATCTTGGAAACCGATACGGAAAATGGCTTTATTTACACGTACTTATGCGAGAAACGAAACGCCTAA
- a CDS encoding DNA/RNA nuclease SfsA, which yields MKNYLFSENLIRGLIKSRPNRFIMLVEIDGETEKCHCPSTGRIGNMEFKNIPCLLSKANGKARKTNYTVEAISPESELWVGINQTKVNGYIEFFLKNNLLKKIIDVKEIRREVKLNNSKIDFLINNNCFLEVKTPLRHLPFGDKKDDKIFSSFERLGRHFQEISLQIKQGQRAIVLLCYLYNANKFKVPEKPNAEIVKIVKKATQRGLESWQVNLKVDKKGISLIEYFKLRLF from the coding sequence ATGAAAAATTATTTGTTTAGTGAAAATCTGATTCGGGGATTGATTAAATCAAGACCAAATAGGTTCATAATGTTAGTTGAAATTGATGGTGAAACTGAAAAATGTCATTGCCCATCAACAGGCAGAATTGGAAATATGGAATTTAAAAATATTCCTTGCCTTCTCTCAAAAGCAAATGGGAAAGCAAGAAAAACCAATTATACTGTGGAAGCAATATCTCCTGAATCTGAGTTGTGGGTAGGGATTAATCAAACCAAAGTAAATGGTTATATTGAATTCTTTCTCAAAAACAATCTTCTTAAAAAAATTATTGATGTCAAAGAAATTAGAAGAGAAGTAAAATTAAATAATTCTAAAATTGATTTTCTAATAAATAATAATTGTTTCCTTGAAGTAAAAACTCCTTTAAGACATCTTCCGTTTGGAGACAAAAAAGACGATAAAATATTTAGTTCTTTTGAAAGATTAGGTAGGCATTTCCAAGAGATTTCTCTCCAGATAAAGCAAGGCCAAAGAGCAATAGTGCTTTTATGTTATTTGTATAATGCAAATAAGTTCAAAGTTCCTGAAAAACCAAATGCAGAGATAGTAAAGATAGTAAAAAAAGCCACCCAAAGAGGACTTGAATCCTGGCAAGTTAATCTCAAAGTAGATAAAAAAGGAATTTCATTGATTGAGTACTTTAAACTCAGACTATTTTAA
- a CDS encoding Fur family transcriptional regulator encodes MPIKMRGPVWWHGRFRGCGYRLTIPREALLGVLSKTEKHLSAEDIYMAVNKFYPDIGLATIYRNLELLVNMGLVSKFDFGDGRARYELIEGPKVIHHHHLVCTDCGRVIDYTDFINEEVELLNKTQKGLSKKYNFKIKDHFIQFSGLCDRCQK; translated from the coding sequence ATGCCAATAAAAATGAGAGGCCCAGTATGGTGGCATGGAAGGTTTAGAGGTTGCGGGTATAGATTAACTATACCTCGGGAAGCACTTTTAGGGGTTTTGAGCAAGACAGAGAAACATCTTAGTGCAGAGGATATATATATGGCAGTAAATAAGTTTTATCCTGATATAGGCCTGGCTACGATTTATCGCAACTTAGAATTACTTGTTAATATGGGGCTGGTTTCCAAATTCGACTTCGGAGATGGTAGAGCAAGATATGAATTGATCGAAGGTCCTAAGGTAATACATCATCATCATTTGGTGTGTACAGATTGTGGTAGAGTAATTGATTATACGGATTTTATTAATGAAGAGGTTGAATTGCTTAACAAGACTCAGAAAGGTCTTTCTAAAAAGTACAATTTTAAAATAAAAGATCATTTTATTCAGTTTTCCGGCTTATGCGATAGATGTCAGAAATGA
- a CDS encoding cold shock domain-containing protein codes for MHTGKIKKLVRERSFGFISDTDGSEVFFHKNSLVGVEFDALNENTEVEFEIEKTPKGASAVNVSIAKKQE; via the coding sequence ATGCATACAGGAAAAATAAAGAAGTTAGTTCGCGAGAGGAGCTTTGGTTTTATAAGTGATACTGATGGCAGCGAAGTATTTTTCCACAAGAACAGTCTTGTGGGTGTTGAGTTTGATGCTTTGAATGAAAATACGGAAGTTGAGTTTGAAATTGAAAAAACCCCAAAAGGGGCAAGCGCTGTTAATGTGAGTATTGCAAAGAAACAAGAATAA